One genomic region from Esox lucius isolate fEsoLuc1 chromosome 24, fEsoLuc1.pri, whole genome shotgun sequence encodes:
- the LOC105030107 gene encoding solute carrier family 12 member 6 isoform X1, whose amino-acid sequence MASVRFTVTPTKAEDLPGLSDTSPDISSRSSGHGHVHFGSRESVNRSDPMSEGSGGLSTTAPGNETPDRTYTEQAGDGNAKMSSVYINNTHGMDDDDFYDKNLALFEEEMDTRPKVSSLLNRLANYTNLTQGAREHEEAESIGEKRKAYKSPQMGTFMGVYLPCLQNIFGVILFLRLTWVVGTAGVLQALCIVFICCCCTLLTAISMSAIATNGVVPAGGSYFMISRSLGPEFGGAVGLCFYLGTTFAGAMYILGAIEILLMYIAPKAAIFVSIGPDGEGAAMLNNMRVYGSIFLLLMALLVFVGVKYVNKLASVFLACVIISILSIYTGALVSAFSPPVFPVCMLGNRTLSGHILRDSPCAKTVLLKEPPGPVDTNLTLIGNSTVPPTFDLSLPSIEATTLWLQFCEGRDLNASCDDYFFHSNVSEIHGIPGLASGVITENIWSAYLSKGDVLEKGGLPAPSHAHPPTNRQPYVFADITTSFTLLVGIFFPSVTGIMAGSNRSGDLRDAQRSIPIGTILAILTTSLVYLSCVVLFGACVEGVVLRDKFGDSVQGNLVVGTLAWPSPWVIVIGSFFSTCGAGLQSLTGAPRLLQAIAKDNIIPFLRVFGHGKANGEPTWALLLTAVIAELGILIASLDLVAPILSMFFLMCYLFVNLACALQTLLRTPNWRPRFSYYHWALSFLGMIICLALMFISSWYYAIVAIVIAGMIYKYIEYHGAEKEWGDGIRGLSLSAARYALLRLEEGPPHTKNWRPQLLVLLKLDEDAHIKSPRLLTFASQLKAGKGLTIVGTVITGNFLSSYGEALAAEQTLKHQMDKEKVKGFCQCIVANKTREGISHMIQSSGLGGMRHNTVVMGWPLAWRQSEDPQSWKTFINTVRVTTAAHLALLVPKNISLFPSNSEPCTDGYIDVWWIVHDGGMLMLLPFLLRQHKVWRKCAMRIFTVAQLEDNSIQMKKDLATFLYHLRIEADVEVVEMHNSDISAYTYERTLMMEQRSQMLRQMRLSKSDREKEAQLVKDRNSMLRLTSIGSDDDEDTDGGGAMGEKGGGGGGRDGGMSASEHRRVHMTWTKERTMQYRATHSGCSTPEGFRDMLSIRPDHSNVRRMHTAVKLNEVIVNKSHDARLVLLNMPGPPRNQAGDENYMEFLEVLTEGLERVLLVRGGGSEVITIYS is encoded by the exons ATGGCGTCGGTACGGTTCACGGTGACGCCCACCAAGGCAGAGGACCTCCCTGGCCTGTCGGATACCTCACCTGACATCAGCTCCCGGTCCAGTGGGCACGGCCATGTACACTTTGGCTCGCGAGAGAGCGTCAACCGCAGCGACCCAATGAGCGAGGGTTCGGGAGGGCTCAGCACCACCGCACCTGGCAACGAGACACCTGACCGCACCTACACAGAGCAAG caGGAGATGGTAATGCCAAAATGTCCAGCGTCTACATCAACAACACTCATGGGATGGACGACGATGACTTTTATGACAAAAACCTGGCTCTGTTTGAG GAGGAGATGGACACGAGACCCAAGGTGTCTTCCCTCCTCAACCGCCTGGCCAACTACACCAACCTGACCCAGGGGGCAAGGGAGCATGAGGAGGCCGAGAGCATAGGGGAGAAAAGAAAGGCCTACAag TCTCCTCAGATGGGCACGTTCATGGGGGTGTACCTGCCGTGCCTGCAGAACATATTTGGGGTGATACTGTTCCTCCGGCTCACCTGGGTGGTGGGAACAGCCGGGGTGCTGCAGGCCCTCTGCATCGTCTTCATCTGCTGCTGCTGT ACTTTACTGACTGCCATCTCAATGAGCGCCATCGCCACCAATGGAGTTGTACCAG cGGGCGGTTCCTACTTCATGATCAGTCGCTCTCTGGGGCCGGAGTTTGGGGGGGCGGTGGGACTGTGCTTCTACCTCGGCACCACCTTCGCCGGGGCCATGTACATCCTGGGGGCCATCGAGATCCTGCTG ATGTACATAGCCCCAAAGGCGGCCATCTTTGTTTCCATCGGCCCGGACGGCGAGGGAGCGGCCATGTTGAACAACATGAGGGTCTACGGTTCAATCTTCCTCCTGCTGATGGCGCTGCTGGTCTTCGTTGGGGTGAAATACGTGAACAAGCTGGCGTCCGTCTTCCTGGCCTGCGTCATCATCTCTATCTTGTCCATCTACACCGGAGCGCTGGTCTCCGCCTTCAGCCCGCCTGTGTTCCC GGTGTGCATGCTGGGTAACCGTACCCTGTCCGGTCACATCCTGCGCGACAGTCCCTGTGCTAAGACCGTCCTGCTCAAAGAACCACCCGGACCTGTGGACACCAACCTCACACTCATAG GAAACAGCACGGTGCCCCCGACCTTTGACCTCTCTCTGCCCTCCATTGAGGCTACCACCTTGTGGCTGCAGTTCTGTGAGGGTCGTGACCTCAATGCTTCCTGTGACGACTACTTCTTCCACAGCAATGTCTCTGAGATCCATGGCATACCTGGCCTGGCCAGTGGAGTGattacag AGAACATATGGAGTGCTTACCTCAGTAAAGGGGACGTCCTGGAAAAAGGGGGTCTCCCTGCTCCCAGCCACGCCCACCCACCCACTAATCGGCAGCCCTATGTCTTCGCTGACATCACCACCTCCTTCACGCTGTTGGTGGGAATCTTCTTCCCCTCAGTCACAG GTATCATGGCCGGTTCCAACCGGTCTGGGGACCTGAGAGACGCCCAGCGCTCCATCCCCATAGGAACCATCCTGGCCATCCTCACCACCTCCCTCGTCT ACCTGAGCTGTGTGGTTCTGTTTGGAGCTTGTGTTGAAGGAGTGGTGCTCAGAGACAA GTTTGGGGACTCCGTGCAAGGCAACCTAGTGGTGGGCACCTTGGCATGGCCCTCCCCCTGGGTCATTGTGATTGGCTCCTTCTTCTCGACGTGTGGTGCAGGCCTCCAGTCACTGACAGGCGCTCCCCGCCTCCTCCAGGCCATCGCCAAGGACAACATCATCCCTTTCCTCAGG GTGTTTGGTCATGGAAAGGCTAATGGAGAACCCACCTGGGCTCTGCTGCTGACTGCTGTGATAGCTGAGCTGGGGATCCTCATTGCCTCTCTCGACCTGGTTGCTCCTATCCTCTCCAT GTTCTTTCTGATGTGTTATCTGTTTGTCAACCTGGCCTGTGCACTGCAGACACTGCTGAGAACTCCCAACTGGAGACCACGGTTCTCCTACTACCACTG GGCCTTGTCATTTTTGGGTATGATAATCTGCTTGGCACTGATGTTCATATCGTCATGGTACTATGCTATTGTTGCTATAGTGATTGCTGGCATGATCTACAAGTACATCGAATACCACGG ggcaGAGAAGGAGTGGGGCGACGGTATCCGCGGTCTGTCCCTCAGCGCTGCTCGCTACGCCCTCTTGAGGTTGGAGGAGGGACCACCACACACCAAAAACTGGAG ACCTCAGCTGTTGGTCCTGTTGAAGTTAGATGAAGACGCCCACATCAAGTCTCCCCGCCTGTTGACCTTCGCGTCGCAGCTGAAGGCAGGCAAGGGCCTGACCATCGTGGGCACCGTCATCACCGGAAACTTCCTCAGCAGCTACGGAGAGGCCCTGGCCGCAGAACAG ACTCTTAAgcaccagatggacaaggagaaGGTGAAGGGCTTCTGCCAGTGTATCGTGGCCAACAAGACCAGGGAGGGCATCAGCCACATGATTCAGTCCAGTGGCTTAGGAGGCATGAGACACAACACAGTAGTTATGGGCTGGCCCCTGGCTTGGAGACAGAGTGAGGACCCACAGTCCTGGAAGACCTTTATCA ACACGGTGCGCGTTACCACGGCGGCCCACCTGGCCCTGCTCGTCCCCAAGAACATTTCCCTGTTCCCCAGCAACAGCGAGCCGTGCACGGACGGATACATCGACGTGTGGTGGATCGTCCACGATGGAGGAATGCTGATGCTGCTGCCCTTCCTCCTGAGGCAACACAAG gtgTGGCGCAAGTGCGCGATGCGGATCTTCACGGTGGCTCAGCTGGAGGACAACTCCATTCAGATGAAGAAGGACCTGGCCACGTTCCTGTACCACCTCCGCATCGAGGCTGATGTCGAAGTGGTGGAGATG cacaaCAGTGACATCTCGGCCTACACCTACGAGAGGACCCTAATGATGGAGCAGAGGTCTCAGATGCTCAGGCAGATGAGACTGTCCAAGTCCGACCGTGAGAAAGAG GCCCAGCTAGTGAAGGATCGTAACTCCATGCTCCGGCTCACCAGCATCGGGTCAGATGATGACGAGGACACGGACGGAGGAGGAGCCATGGGGGAGAAGGGTGGAG ggggaggagggagggatggagggatgtcCGCTTCGGAGCACAGGCGGGTCCACATGACCTGGACTAAGGAGAGGACCATGCAGTACCGAGCGACGCACTCCGGTTGCAGCACGCCTGAGGGCTTCCGAGACATGCTCAGCATCAGACC GGACCACTCGAACGTCAGGCGGATGCACACGGCCGTCAAGCTCAACGAGGTCATCGTCAATAAATCCCATGATGCTCGGCTGGTCCTGCTCAACATGCCTGGGCCACCGCGGAATCAAGCCGGTGACGAGAACT ATATGGAATTTTTGGAAGTTCTAACCGAAGGATTGGAACGTGTCCTATTGGTCAGGGGAGGAGGAAGTGAAGTCATCACCATCTACTCGTGA
- the LOC105030107 gene encoding solute carrier family 12 member 6 isoform X2 gives MASVRFTVTPTKAEDLPGLSDTSPDISSRSSGHGHVHFGSRESVNRSDPMSEGSGGLSTTAPGNETPDRTYTEQGDGNAKMSSVYINNTHGMDDDDFYDKNLALFEEEMDTRPKVSSLLNRLANYTNLTQGAREHEEAESIGEKRKAYKSPQMGTFMGVYLPCLQNIFGVILFLRLTWVVGTAGVLQALCIVFICCCCTLLTAISMSAIATNGVVPAGGSYFMISRSLGPEFGGAVGLCFYLGTTFAGAMYILGAIEILLMYIAPKAAIFVSIGPDGEGAAMLNNMRVYGSIFLLLMALLVFVGVKYVNKLASVFLACVIISILSIYTGALVSAFSPPVFPVCMLGNRTLSGHILRDSPCAKTVLLKEPPGPVDTNLTLIGNSTVPPTFDLSLPSIEATTLWLQFCEGRDLNASCDDYFFHSNVSEIHGIPGLASGVITENIWSAYLSKGDVLEKGGLPAPSHAHPPTNRQPYVFADITTSFTLLVGIFFPSVTGIMAGSNRSGDLRDAQRSIPIGTILAILTTSLVYLSCVVLFGACVEGVVLRDKFGDSVQGNLVVGTLAWPSPWVIVIGSFFSTCGAGLQSLTGAPRLLQAIAKDNIIPFLRVFGHGKANGEPTWALLLTAVIAELGILIASLDLVAPILSMFFLMCYLFVNLACALQTLLRTPNWRPRFSYYHWALSFLGMIICLALMFISSWYYAIVAIVIAGMIYKYIEYHGAEKEWGDGIRGLSLSAARYALLRLEEGPPHTKNWRPQLLVLLKLDEDAHIKSPRLLTFASQLKAGKGLTIVGTVITGNFLSSYGEALAAEQTLKHQMDKEKVKGFCQCIVANKTREGISHMIQSSGLGGMRHNTVVMGWPLAWRQSEDPQSWKTFINTVRVTTAAHLALLVPKNISLFPSNSEPCTDGYIDVWWIVHDGGMLMLLPFLLRQHKVWRKCAMRIFTVAQLEDNSIQMKKDLATFLYHLRIEADVEVVEMHNSDISAYTYERTLMMEQRSQMLRQMRLSKSDREKEAQLVKDRNSMLRLTSIGSDDDEDTDGGGAMGEKGGGGGGRDGGMSASEHRRVHMTWTKERTMQYRATHSGCSTPEGFRDMLSIRPDHSNVRRMHTAVKLNEVIVNKSHDARLVLLNMPGPPRNQAGDENYMEFLEVLTEGLERVLLVRGGGSEVITIYS, from the exons ATGGCGTCGGTACGGTTCACGGTGACGCCCACCAAGGCAGAGGACCTCCCTGGCCTGTCGGATACCTCACCTGACATCAGCTCCCGGTCCAGTGGGCACGGCCATGTACACTTTGGCTCGCGAGAGAGCGTCAACCGCAGCGACCCAATGAGCGAGGGTTCGGGAGGGCTCAGCACCACCGCACCTGGCAACGAGACACCTGACCGCACCTACACAGAGCAAG GAGATGGTAATGCCAAAATGTCCAGCGTCTACATCAACAACACTCATGGGATGGACGACGATGACTTTTATGACAAAAACCTGGCTCTGTTTGAG GAGGAGATGGACACGAGACCCAAGGTGTCTTCCCTCCTCAACCGCCTGGCCAACTACACCAACCTGACCCAGGGGGCAAGGGAGCATGAGGAGGCCGAGAGCATAGGGGAGAAAAGAAAGGCCTACAag TCTCCTCAGATGGGCACGTTCATGGGGGTGTACCTGCCGTGCCTGCAGAACATATTTGGGGTGATACTGTTCCTCCGGCTCACCTGGGTGGTGGGAACAGCCGGGGTGCTGCAGGCCCTCTGCATCGTCTTCATCTGCTGCTGCTGT ACTTTACTGACTGCCATCTCAATGAGCGCCATCGCCACCAATGGAGTTGTACCAG cGGGCGGTTCCTACTTCATGATCAGTCGCTCTCTGGGGCCGGAGTTTGGGGGGGCGGTGGGACTGTGCTTCTACCTCGGCACCACCTTCGCCGGGGCCATGTACATCCTGGGGGCCATCGAGATCCTGCTG ATGTACATAGCCCCAAAGGCGGCCATCTTTGTTTCCATCGGCCCGGACGGCGAGGGAGCGGCCATGTTGAACAACATGAGGGTCTACGGTTCAATCTTCCTCCTGCTGATGGCGCTGCTGGTCTTCGTTGGGGTGAAATACGTGAACAAGCTGGCGTCCGTCTTCCTGGCCTGCGTCATCATCTCTATCTTGTCCATCTACACCGGAGCGCTGGTCTCCGCCTTCAGCCCGCCTGTGTTCCC GGTGTGCATGCTGGGTAACCGTACCCTGTCCGGTCACATCCTGCGCGACAGTCCCTGTGCTAAGACCGTCCTGCTCAAAGAACCACCCGGACCTGTGGACACCAACCTCACACTCATAG GAAACAGCACGGTGCCCCCGACCTTTGACCTCTCTCTGCCCTCCATTGAGGCTACCACCTTGTGGCTGCAGTTCTGTGAGGGTCGTGACCTCAATGCTTCCTGTGACGACTACTTCTTCCACAGCAATGTCTCTGAGATCCATGGCATACCTGGCCTGGCCAGTGGAGTGattacag AGAACATATGGAGTGCTTACCTCAGTAAAGGGGACGTCCTGGAAAAAGGGGGTCTCCCTGCTCCCAGCCACGCCCACCCACCCACTAATCGGCAGCCCTATGTCTTCGCTGACATCACCACCTCCTTCACGCTGTTGGTGGGAATCTTCTTCCCCTCAGTCACAG GTATCATGGCCGGTTCCAACCGGTCTGGGGACCTGAGAGACGCCCAGCGCTCCATCCCCATAGGAACCATCCTGGCCATCCTCACCACCTCCCTCGTCT ACCTGAGCTGTGTGGTTCTGTTTGGAGCTTGTGTTGAAGGAGTGGTGCTCAGAGACAA GTTTGGGGACTCCGTGCAAGGCAACCTAGTGGTGGGCACCTTGGCATGGCCCTCCCCCTGGGTCATTGTGATTGGCTCCTTCTTCTCGACGTGTGGTGCAGGCCTCCAGTCACTGACAGGCGCTCCCCGCCTCCTCCAGGCCATCGCCAAGGACAACATCATCCCTTTCCTCAGG GTGTTTGGTCATGGAAAGGCTAATGGAGAACCCACCTGGGCTCTGCTGCTGACTGCTGTGATAGCTGAGCTGGGGATCCTCATTGCCTCTCTCGACCTGGTTGCTCCTATCCTCTCCAT GTTCTTTCTGATGTGTTATCTGTTTGTCAACCTGGCCTGTGCACTGCAGACACTGCTGAGAACTCCCAACTGGAGACCACGGTTCTCCTACTACCACTG GGCCTTGTCATTTTTGGGTATGATAATCTGCTTGGCACTGATGTTCATATCGTCATGGTACTATGCTATTGTTGCTATAGTGATTGCTGGCATGATCTACAAGTACATCGAATACCACGG ggcaGAGAAGGAGTGGGGCGACGGTATCCGCGGTCTGTCCCTCAGCGCTGCTCGCTACGCCCTCTTGAGGTTGGAGGAGGGACCACCACACACCAAAAACTGGAG ACCTCAGCTGTTGGTCCTGTTGAAGTTAGATGAAGACGCCCACATCAAGTCTCCCCGCCTGTTGACCTTCGCGTCGCAGCTGAAGGCAGGCAAGGGCCTGACCATCGTGGGCACCGTCATCACCGGAAACTTCCTCAGCAGCTACGGAGAGGCCCTGGCCGCAGAACAG ACTCTTAAgcaccagatggacaaggagaaGGTGAAGGGCTTCTGCCAGTGTATCGTGGCCAACAAGACCAGGGAGGGCATCAGCCACATGATTCAGTCCAGTGGCTTAGGAGGCATGAGACACAACACAGTAGTTATGGGCTGGCCCCTGGCTTGGAGACAGAGTGAGGACCCACAGTCCTGGAAGACCTTTATCA ACACGGTGCGCGTTACCACGGCGGCCCACCTGGCCCTGCTCGTCCCCAAGAACATTTCCCTGTTCCCCAGCAACAGCGAGCCGTGCACGGACGGATACATCGACGTGTGGTGGATCGTCCACGATGGAGGAATGCTGATGCTGCTGCCCTTCCTCCTGAGGCAACACAAG gtgTGGCGCAAGTGCGCGATGCGGATCTTCACGGTGGCTCAGCTGGAGGACAACTCCATTCAGATGAAGAAGGACCTGGCCACGTTCCTGTACCACCTCCGCATCGAGGCTGATGTCGAAGTGGTGGAGATG cacaaCAGTGACATCTCGGCCTACACCTACGAGAGGACCCTAATGATGGAGCAGAGGTCTCAGATGCTCAGGCAGATGAGACTGTCCAAGTCCGACCGTGAGAAAGAG GCCCAGCTAGTGAAGGATCGTAACTCCATGCTCCGGCTCACCAGCATCGGGTCAGATGATGACGAGGACACGGACGGAGGAGGAGCCATGGGGGAGAAGGGTGGAG ggggaggagggagggatggagggatgtcCGCTTCGGAGCACAGGCGGGTCCACATGACCTGGACTAAGGAGAGGACCATGCAGTACCGAGCGACGCACTCCGGTTGCAGCACGCCTGAGGGCTTCCGAGACATGCTCAGCATCAGACC GGACCACTCGAACGTCAGGCGGATGCACACGGCCGTCAAGCTCAACGAGGTCATCGTCAATAAATCCCATGATGCTCGGCTGGTCCTGCTCAACATGCCTGGGCCACCGCGGAATCAAGCCGGTGACGAGAACT ATATGGAATTTTTGGAAGTTCTAACCGAAGGATTGGAACGTGTCCTATTGGTCAGGGGAGGAGGAAGTGAAGTCATCACCATCTACTCGTGA
- the LOC105030107 gene encoding solute carrier family 12 member 6 isoform X3 has translation MASVRFTVTPTKAEDLPGLSDTSPDISSRSSGHGHVHFGSRESVNRSDPMSEGSGGLSTTAPGNETPDRTYTEQAGDGNAKMSSVYINNTHGMDDDDFYDKNLALFEEEMDTRPKVSSLLNRLANYTNLTQGAREHEEAESIGEKRKAYKSPQMGTFMGVYLPCLQNIFGVILFLRLTWVVGTAGVLQALCIVFICCCCTLLTAISMSAIATNGVVPAGGSYFMISRSLGPEFGGAVGLCFYLGTTFAGAMYILGAIEILLMYIAPKAAIFVSIGPDGEGAAMLNNMRVYGSIFLLLMALLVFVGVKYVNKLASVFLACVIISILSIYTGALVSAFSPPVFPVCMLGNRTLSGHILRDSPCAKTVLLKEPPGPVDTNLTLIGNSTVPPTFDLSLPSIEATTLWLQFCEGRDLNASCDDYFFHSNVSEIHGIPGLASGVITENIWSAYLSKGDVLEKGGLPAPSHAHPPTNRQPYVFADITTSFTLLVGIFFPSVTGIMAGSNRSGDLRDAQRSIPIGTILAILTTSLVYLSCVVLFGACVEGVVLRDKFGDSVQGNLVVGTLAWPSPWVIVIGSFFSTCGAGLQSLTGAPRLLQAIAKDNIIPFLRVFGHGKANGEPTWALLLTAVIAELGILIASLDLVAPILSMFFLMCYLFVNLACALQTLLRTPNWRPRFSYYHWALSFLGMIICLALMFISSWYYAIVAIVIAGMIYKYIEYHGAEKEWGDGIRGLSLSAARYALLRLEEGPPHTKNWRPQLLVLLKLDEDAHIKSPRLLTFASQLKAGKGLTIVGTVITGNFLSSYGEALAAEQTLKHQMDKEKVKGFCQCIVANKTREGISHMIQSSGLGGMRHNTVVMGWPLAWRQSEDPQSWKTFINTVRVTTAAHLALLVPKNISLFPSNSEPCTDGYIDVWWIVHDGGMLMLLPFLLRQHKVWRKCAMRIFTVAQLEDNSIQMKKDLATFLYHLRIEADVEVVEMHNSDISAYTYERTLMMEQRSQMLRQMRLSKSDREKEAQLVKDRNSMLRLTSIGSDDDEDTDGGGAMGEKGGGRLDILSSVH, from the exons ATGGCGTCGGTACGGTTCACGGTGACGCCCACCAAGGCAGAGGACCTCCCTGGCCTGTCGGATACCTCACCTGACATCAGCTCCCGGTCCAGTGGGCACGGCCATGTACACTTTGGCTCGCGAGAGAGCGTCAACCGCAGCGACCCAATGAGCGAGGGTTCGGGAGGGCTCAGCACCACCGCACCTGGCAACGAGACACCTGACCGCACCTACACAGAGCAAG caGGAGATGGTAATGCCAAAATGTCCAGCGTCTACATCAACAACACTCATGGGATGGACGACGATGACTTTTATGACAAAAACCTGGCTCTGTTTGAG GAGGAGATGGACACGAGACCCAAGGTGTCTTCCCTCCTCAACCGCCTGGCCAACTACACCAACCTGACCCAGGGGGCAAGGGAGCATGAGGAGGCCGAGAGCATAGGGGAGAAAAGAAAGGCCTACAag TCTCCTCAGATGGGCACGTTCATGGGGGTGTACCTGCCGTGCCTGCAGAACATATTTGGGGTGATACTGTTCCTCCGGCTCACCTGGGTGGTGGGAACAGCCGGGGTGCTGCAGGCCCTCTGCATCGTCTTCATCTGCTGCTGCTGT ACTTTACTGACTGCCATCTCAATGAGCGCCATCGCCACCAATGGAGTTGTACCAG cGGGCGGTTCCTACTTCATGATCAGTCGCTCTCTGGGGCCGGAGTTTGGGGGGGCGGTGGGACTGTGCTTCTACCTCGGCACCACCTTCGCCGGGGCCATGTACATCCTGGGGGCCATCGAGATCCTGCTG ATGTACATAGCCCCAAAGGCGGCCATCTTTGTTTCCATCGGCCCGGACGGCGAGGGAGCGGCCATGTTGAACAACATGAGGGTCTACGGTTCAATCTTCCTCCTGCTGATGGCGCTGCTGGTCTTCGTTGGGGTGAAATACGTGAACAAGCTGGCGTCCGTCTTCCTGGCCTGCGTCATCATCTCTATCTTGTCCATCTACACCGGAGCGCTGGTCTCCGCCTTCAGCCCGCCTGTGTTCCC GGTGTGCATGCTGGGTAACCGTACCCTGTCCGGTCACATCCTGCGCGACAGTCCCTGTGCTAAGACCGTCCTGCTCAAAGAACCACCCGGACCTGTGGACACCAACCTCACACTCATAG GAAACAGCACGGTGCCCCCGACCTTTGACCTCTCTCTGCCCTCCATTGAGGCTACCACCTTGTGGCTGCAGTTCTGTGAGGGTCGTGACCTCAATGCTTCCTGTGACGACTACTTCTTCCACAGCAATGTCTCTGAGATCCATGGCATACCTGGCCTGGCCAGTGGAGTGattacag AGAACATATGGAGTGCTTACCTCAGTAAAGGGGACGTCCTGGAAAAAGGGGGTCTCCCTGCTCCCAGCCACGCCCACCCACCCACTAATCGGCAGCCCTATGTCTTCGCTGACATCACCACCTCCTTCACGCTGTTGGTGGGAATCTTCTTCCCCTCAGTCACAG GTATCATGGCCGGTTCCAACCGGTCTGGGGACCTGAGAGACGCCCAGCGCTCCATCCCCATAGGAACCATCCTGGCCATCCTCACCACCTCCCTCGTCT ACCTGAGCTGTGTGGTTCTGTTTGGAGCTTGTGTTGAAGGAGTGGTGCTCAGAGACAA GTTTGGGGACTCCGTGCAAGGCAACCTAGTGGTGGGCACCTTGGCATGGCCCTCCCCCTGGGTCATTGTGATTGGCTCCTTCTTCTCGACGTGTGGTGCAGGCCTCCAGTCACTGACAGGCGCTCCCCGCCTCCTCCAGGCCATCGCCAAGGACAACATCATCCCTTTCCTCAGG GTGTTTGGTCATGGAAAGGCTAATGGAGAACCCACCTGGGCTCTGCTGCTGACTGCTGTGATAGCTGAGCTGGGGATCCTCATTGCCTCTCTCGACCTGGTTGCTCCTATCCTCTCCAT GTTCTTTCTGATGTGTTATCTGTTTGTCAACCTGGCCTGTGCACTGCAGACACTGCTGAGAACTCCCAACTGGAGACCACGGTTCTCCTACTACCACTG GGCCTTGTCATTTTTGGGTATGATAATCTGCTTGGCACTGATGTTCATATCGTCATGGTACTATGCTATTGTTGCTATAGTGATTGCTGGCATGATCTACAAGTACATCGAATACCACGG ggcaGAGAAGGAGTGGGGCGACGGTATCCGCGGTCTGTCCCTCAGCGCTGCTCGCTACGCCCTCTTGAGGTTGGAGGAGGGACCACCACACACCAAAAACTGGAG ACCTCAGCTGTTGGTCCTGTTGAAGTTAGATGAAGACGCCCACATCAAGTCTCCCCGCCTGTTGACCTTCGCGTCGCAGCTGAAGGCAGGCAAGGGCCTGACCATCGTGGGCACCGTCATCACCGGAAACTTCCTCAGCAGCTACGGAGAGGCCCTGGCCGCAGAACAG ACTCTTAAgcaccagatggacaaggagaaGGTGAAGGGCTTCTGCCAGTGTATCGTGGCCAACAAGACCAGGGAGGGCATCAGCCACATGATTCAGTCCAGTGGCTTAGGAGGCATGAGACACAACACAGTAGTTATGGGCTGGCCCCTGGCTTGGAGACAGAGTGAGGACCCACAGTCCTGGAAGACCTTTATCA ACACGGTGCGCGTTACCACGGCGGCCCACCTGGCCCTGCTCGTCCCCAAGAACATTTCCCTGTTCCCCAGCAACAGCGAGCCGTGCACGGACGGATACATCGACGTGTGGTGGATCGTCCACGATGGAGGAATGCTGATGCTGCTGCCCTTCCTCCTGAGGCAACACAAG gtgTGGCGCAAGTGCGCGATGCGGATCTTCACGGTGGCTCAGCTGGAGGACAACTCCATTCAGATGAAGAAGGACCTGGCCACGTTCCTGTACCACCTCCGCATCGAGGCTGATGTCGAAGTGGTGGAGATG cacaaCAGTGACATCTCGGCCTACACCTACGAGAGGACCCTAATGATGGAGCAGAGGTCTCAGATGCTCAGGCAGATGAGACTGTCCAAGTCCGACCGTGAGAAAGAG GCCCAGCTAGTGAAGGATCGTAACTCCATGCTCCGGCTCACCAGCATCGGGTCAGATGATGACGAGGACACGGACGGAGGAGGAGCCATGGGGGAGAAGGGTGGAGGTAGACTGGACATCCTGTCCTCTGTACATTAA